A single window of Gemmatimonadales bacterium DNA harbors:
- a CDS encoding GNAT family N-acetyltransferase encodes MSRRIERTGAPPESWTALARVAGSFYHEPLWVETIARTFKFPLDCLTAFEGDRPVAALALASVPSLGGRPHLVSFPFSYVAGSIGDPAADADLARYAIALAGERRVRYLEIKRPGAPALVEPLVRVARYHTFEVPLAGGSDAVWTTLDGDSTRRGIRKAQKTGLRVERVADRAGWEAMAAFQDDTARRHGLPAPPRHFWREGVTGLAAHDLARAYLAFADGTRPVAGITVWTAPSRWIYAFGGADSRYLDRRPNHLLLWTAMADAMAEGSQVFDLGRAAPEQEGLVTFKRRWGGQPVPLAYDYWPAPRGVHLAPRNRGPLRVAARVWSALPLGITRLGSSLYRYLG; translated from the coding sequence GTGTCGCGCCGGATTGAGCGAACCGGGGCTCCGCCTGAGAGCTGGACTGCGCTCGCTCGGGTGGCGGGGAGCTTCTACCATGAACCCCTCTGGGTCGAAACGATTGCCCGGACCTTCAAGTTCCCGCTCGATTGTCTGACGGCGTTCGAGGGCGACCGACCGGTAGCCGCGCTGGCGCTGGCGTCGGTTCCCTCCCTGGGCGGGCGGCCGCACCTGGTGAGCTTCCCGTTCAGCTATGTCGCCGGCAGTATCGGTGATCCAGCCGCCGATGCCGACCTGGCCCGCTATGCGATCGCTCTCGCCGGGGAGCGTCGGGTCCGGTATCTCGAGATCAAACGACCGGGCGCGCCGGCCCTGGTCGAGCCGCTGGTTCGGGTGGCGCGCTATCATACCTTCGAAGTCCCTCTCGCTGGCGGATCCGATGCGGTGTGGACTACCCTTGACGGTGACAGCACGCGCCGAGGCATTCGAAAGGCACAGAAGACGGGGCTTCGGGTCGAACGGGTCGCCGACCGGGCCGGATGGGAGGCGATGGCGGCGTTCCAGGACGACACCGCGCGTCGCCATGGCCTTCCGGCACCACCCCGACATTTCTGGCGAGAGGGTGTCACGGGTCTGGCAGCGCATGATTTGGCGCGGGCATACCTCGCGTTTGCCGATGGCACTCGGCCGGTTGCCGGCATCACGGTATGGACGGCACCGAGTCGCTGGATCTATGCCTTTGGTGGGGCAGACTCACGCTATCTGGATCGTCGGCCGAACCACCTGCTGCTCTGGACCGCGATGGCGGACGCGATGGCGGAGGGAAGCCAGGTCTTCGATCTCGGTCGTGCGGCACCGGAGCAGGAGGGGCTGGTAACCTTCAAACGCCGATGGGGCGGGCAACCGGTACCGCTGGCCTACGACTACTGGCCAGCCCCGCGGGGTGTGCACCTGGCGCCGCGCAATCGCGGTCCGCTCCGGGTGGCGGCCCGGGTCTGGTCGGCTCTGCCGCTCGGGATCACCCGACTCGGCTCATCGCTCTACCGCTACCTGGGGTAA
- a CDS encoding acyltransferase — protein sequence MLLRKVRRKFLKTWARHTMLPGWRITLLRWAGVRIGRDAYIADDLIIVEELSGPGLVTVGDRASLGPRVTIVTSSHPNRSRIGYTAPVAAGPVTIEADAWIGTGAVLLPNVTVGRGAIVAAGAVVTSDVASLDIVGGQPARTIGTVPTPPGWT from the coding sequence ATGCTGCTCCGCAAAGTACGCCGCAAGTTTCTGAAGACCTGGGCCCGGCACACCATGCTGCCCGGCTGGCGGATCACACTGCTTCGATGGGCCGGGGTTCGGATCGGTCGTGATGCGTACATTGCTGACGACCTGATTATCGTTGAAGAGCTCTCGGGGCCTGGCCTCGTAACCGTCGGCGACCGTGCCAGTCTGGGTCCCCGGGTCACCATCGTGACATCCTCGCATCCCAATCGTTCTCGGATCGGGTATACGGCTCCGGTCGCGGCCGGCCCGGTCACCATCGAAGCCGACGCCTGGATTGGTACCGGAGCCGTTCTCCTTCCCAACGTCACGGTTGGTCGCGGGGCCATCGTGGCCGCCGGCGCCGTCGTGACCAGCGATGTTGCCTCGCTCGACATCGTTGGCGGTCAGCCTGCCCGCACCATCGGTACGGTACCCACCCCACCGGGATGGACATGA